A single window of Candidatus Methylomirabilota bacterium DNA harbors:
- a CDS encoding nicotinate phosphoribosyltransferase: MTCPCGTYSSGPLTLRDAALFTDLYELTMAASYFREQMRAEATFSLFVRKLPPHRSFLVAAGLQDVLEFLRQFQFSEAAIRYVRSLGGFDRAFLDFLSELRFTGSVRAVPEGTVVFANEPLLEVTAPIIEAQLVETAILNFCHLQTLQASKAVRSVLAARGRPVVDFGLRRTHGIDAGLKAARAAFIVGAEMTSNVLAGLYYGIPPAGTMAHSYIEAFAHEIDSFRAFARAFPAGTTLLLDTYDTVAATHKAVTVARELEAGGHRLAAVRLDSGDILSLSKKVRRLFDEAGLGYVRIFVSGGLDEDAVQTLLDAGAPIDAFGIGTRMNVSADAPYFDMAYKIVSYAGRNVLKLSAGKATLAGEKQVYRFRGADGGFASDVVALREEPAPAGGEPLLRPVMRGGALVDPLPSLPAIRDYARAQIAALPGAVRRLRDPASYSVRPSRRLLAMQRALEAEAQAAEVASVLSDAGHADG; the protein is encoded by the coding sequence ATGACGTGTCCGTGCGGGACGTACAGCTCGGGGCCGCTCACGCTGCGCGATGCCGCGCTCTTCACGGACCTGTACGAGCTCACGATGGCCGCCTCGTATTTCCGCGAGCAGATGCGAGCCGAGGCGACCTTCAGTCTGTTCGTCCGCAAGCTGCCCCCGCACCGGTCGTTCCTGGTGGCGGCCGGCCTGCAGGACGTGCTGGAGTTCCTGCGGCAGTTCCAGTTCTCCGAGGCGGCCATCCGCTACGTGCGCTCGCTCGGGGGCTTCGACCGCGCGTTTCTGGACTTCCTCTCCGAGCTACGGTTCACGGGGTCGGTGCGGGCCGTGCCGGAGGGCACCGTCGTGTTCGCCAACGAGCCGCTGCTGGAGGTCACGGCACCGATCATCGAGGCGCAGCTCGTGGAGACGGCGATCCTGAACTTCTGTCACCTGCAGACGCTGCAGGCCAGCAAGGCCGTGCGCAGCGTGCTGGCGGCCCGGGGCCGGCCCGTCGTGGACTTCGGCCTGCGCCGCACGCACGGCATCGACGCCGGCCTGAAGGCCGCGCGAGCGGCCTTCATCGTCGGCGCCGAGATGACGAGCAATGTCCTGGCCGGTCTCTATTACGGGATTCCGCCCGCCGGCACCATGGCGCACTCGTACATCGAGGCCTTTGCCCACGAGATCGACTCGTTCCGCGCCTTCGCCCGCGCCTTCCCCGCCGGCACCACGCTGCTCCTGGACACCTACGACACGGTGGCCGCCACCCACAAGGCCGTGACCGTAGCCCGGGAGCTGGAGGCTGGGGGCCACCGCCTGGCCGCGGTGCGCCTGGACAGTGGCGACATCCTGAGCCTCAGCAAGAAAGTCCGGCGCCTGTTCGACGAGGCCGGTCTCGGCTACGTCCGCATCTTCGTCAGCGGCGGGCTCGATGAGGATGCGGTGCAGACGCTGCTCGATGCCGGCGCCCCCATCGACGCCTTCGGGATCGGCACCCGTATGAACGTCTCGGCTGATGCGCCGTATTTCGACATGGCCTACAAGATCGTCAGCTACGCCGGGCGGAACGTCCTCAAGCTCAGCGCAGGCAAGGCGACGCTGGCCGGCGAGAAGCAAGTGTACCGATTCCGGGGAGCCGATGGAGGGTTCGCGAGCGACGTGGTGGCGCTGCGGGAGGAGCCGGCCCCGGCCGGCGGCGAGCCGTTGCTGCGTCCCGTCATGCGCGGCGGGGCGCTGGTGGACCCACTGCCGTCGCTGCCGGCTATTCGCGATTACGCTCGAGCCCAGATCGCCGCGCTGCCCGGCGCCGTCCGCCGCTTGCGCGATCCGGCGAGCTACAGCGTCCGGCCCAGCAGGCGCTTGCTCGCGATGCAACGGGCGCTGGAGGCGGAGGCCCAGGCTGCCGAAGTCGCCAGCGTTCTTTCCGACGCCGGTCACGCCGACGGCTGA
- a CDS encoding alpha/beta fold hydrolase, whose translation MTPFRDRAEAGRILADRLRSIVTPPAVVTAIPRGGVAVAVPIVERLGLPLTVVYARKLTAPVAPELAFGALDEDGEVILETETVEALGLQPADIDRAKARVAAEIKRRMDLYRVPPLAHYLPGAHVVLVDDGLATGLTMRAALAYARRHGASQVTIAVPCSATQAAERFRRVADHFVSLVIDPLFMAVGAYYVDFSPVADDAVLSMLEGARQQAPRGGAPRSGVRVSFRSSRGHRLAGELLLPEGAGPHPAVAFAHGWGSSKASPRNRAAAEALRGAGIAAFLFDFTGQGESEGSEDESTLAQQADDLRAALDLLQARNELDAHRLGIAGASSGGAAALQVAATDRRVRALALRSANPAGAEDAAARVRVPTLLVVGERDVATRAANEELGARLAGPQRLEVVPRGDHLFEDPGALARATALTVSWMREHLA comes from the coding sequence ATGACCCCATTTCGGGATCGTGCCGAGGCCGGGCGAATCCTGGCCGACCGGCTGCGTTCGATTGTCACCCCTCCCGCCGTGGTGACGGCGATCCCCCGAGGGGGGGTCGCAGTCGCCGTGCCGATCGTCGAAAGGCTGGGCCTCCCGCTCACCGTCGTCTATGCACGCAAGCTCACGGCGCCCGTCGCCCCCGAGCTGGCTTTCGGCGCGCTCGACGAAGACGGCGAGGTCATCCTCGAGACGGAGACCGTCGAGGCTCTGGGCCTGCAGCCGGCAGACATCGACCGCGCGAAGGCTCGCGTCGCCGCCGAGATCAAGCGGCGCATGGACCTCTATCGCGTACCGCCGCTCGCCCACTACTTGCCGGGGGCCCACGTCGTGCTGGTGGACGACGGGCTCGCCACCGGCCTCACCATGCGGGCGGCGCTCGCCTACGCGCGCCGGCACGGCGCCAGCCAGGTCACGATCGCCGTGCCCTGCTCGGCGACGCAGGCGGCCGAGCGCTTTCGGCGCGTGGCCGATCACTTCGTCAGCCTGGTGATCGACCCCCTGTTCATGGCCGTGGGGGCCTACTACGTCGACTTCTCCCCGGTCGCCGATGACGCCGTGCTGAGCATGCTGGAAGGAGCCAGGCAACAGGCTCCGCGCGGGGGCGCCCCGCGGTCAGGGGTGCGCGTGTCGTTCAGGAGCTCGCGCGGCCACCGGCTGGCCGGCGAGCTGCTGCTGCCCGAAGGGGCCGGGCCGCACCCGGCCGTCGCGTTCGCCCACGGCTGGGGCAGCAGCAAGGCGAGTCCGCGCAACCGCGCCGCCGCCGAGGCCCTCCGTGGCGCCGGAATCGCGGCCTTTCTCTTCGATTTCACCGGGCAGGGGGAGAGCGAGGGCAGCGAGGACGAGAGCACGCTGGCCCAGCAGGCGGATGATCTGCGGGCGGCCCTGGACCTGTTACAGGCCCGAAATGAGCTCGACGCGCACCGCCTGGGCATCGCCGGGGCCAGCTCGGGCGGGGCCGCGGCGCTGCAGGTCGCGGCCACCGATCGGCGCGTGCGCGCCCTGGCGTTGCGCTCGGCCAACCCCGCGGGCGCCGAGGACGCCGCCGCCCGGGTCCGCGTGCCGACGTTGCTGGTGGTCGGTGAGCGCGATGTCGCCACCCGCGCTGCCAACGAAGAGCTCGGGGCCCGGCTGGCCGGCCCCCAGCGGCTCGAGGTGGTGCCCCGGGGCGACCATCTCTTCGAAGACCCCGGAGCGCTGGCCCGGGCCACCGCGCTCACGGTGAGCTGGATGAGGGAGCATCTGGCATGA
- a CDS encoding S16 family serine protease: protein MTAHRLTGFLAGPYARQSPLALSASSAELYALLSSLSGIPLTQSLAVTGSVNQQGGIQPVGAINEKIEGFFDVYRARRLDGRHGVVIPEGNARHLMLREDLVQAVREERFHVYVVSTVDEGLSMLSGRPAGERGPDGQFPADSVNGAVERALTENVARLRLMRGDGRTVSATKGERS from the coding sequence GTGACCGCCCACCGCCTCACGGGGTTCCTGGCCGGGCCCTACGCCCGACAGAGTCCGCTGGCGCTGTCGGCCTCCTCCGCCGAGCTGTACGCGCTGCTGTCGAGCCTCAGCGGCATTCCCCTCACGCAATCCCTGGCCGTCACCGGCTCGGTCAACCAGCAGGGCGGGATCCAGCCGGTAGGGGCGATCAACGAGAAAATCGAGGGCTTCTTCGACGTCTACCGGGCCCGGCGCCTCGACGGGCGGCACGGGGTCGTCATCCCGGAGGGCAATGCCCGCCACCTGATGCTTCGGGAGGACCTGGTGCAGGCGGTCCGCGAGGAGCGGTTCCACGTGTACGTGGTCTCGACGGTGGACGAGGGCCTCAGCATGCTCTCGGGGCGGCCGGCCGGCGAGCGCGGGCCGGATGGACAGTTTCCTGCCGACAGCGTCAACGGCGCGGTGGAGCGGGCCCTGACCGAGAACGTCGCCCGGCTGCGGTTGATGCGAGGCGATGGCCGAACCGTGTCGGCAACGAAAGGAGAACGGAGTTGA
- the prs gene encoding ribose-phosphate diphosphokinase, whose translation MVLFTLPPHERLGEALGRLGGLARGRACIERFPNQELHATVDGAVTGRHCLLLGALAPPDEHLLATLLLAHTLAKEGALTITALLPYLGYARQDRQEVGRSLAAAWTGELLRASRVDRVVTVDVHSGSIHRLFPIPVCSLSPAPVFAAELARLGFGDPTIVAPDEGALERAEAVRQAAGIDRPLAHFTKRRTEAGIVHSMLHGEVGRRVVVVDDILDTGGTLVSACEALRSAGAEEIVIMATHGLFTGTRWQALPSLGVARIFCTDTTPLPERAAAAGVVVLPVAELIAAHLPVVRREYRA comes from the coding sequence GTGGTCCTGTTCACGCTTCCGCCGCACGAGAGACTGGGTGAGGCTCTGGGTCGTCTCGGCGGACTCGCGCGAGGCCGAGCCTGCATCGAGCGGTTCCCCAACCAGGAGCTTCACGCCACCGTGGACGGCGCGGTCACCGGGCGACATTGTCTGCTGTTAGGGGCCCTCGCCCCGCCCGACGAGCACCTCCTGGCGACGCTGCTGCTCGCGCACACGCTAGCCAAGGAGGGCGCCCTGACCATCACGGCTCTGCTTCCTTACCTCGGTTACGCCCGACAGGACCGGCAGGAGGTCGGCCGGAGCCTGGCGGCGGCATGGACCGGCGAACTCCTCCGCGCCAGCCGCGTCGATCGCGTCGTCACTGTCGACGTGCACAGCGGCTCCATTCACCGGCTCTTCCCGATTCCCGTCTGCTCGCTGTCCCCGGCCCCCGTCTTCGCGGCCGAGCTCGCCCGCCTGGGCTTTGGCGATCCGACCATCGTGGCCCCGGACGAAGGCGCGCTCGAGCGCGCCGAGGCCGTCCGGCAGGCCGCCGGGATCGACCGCCCGCTCGCCCACTTCACCAAACGCCGGACAGAGGCGGGGATCGTCCACTCGATGCTGCACGGAGAGGTAGGCCGGCGAGTCGTCGTGGTGGACGACATCCTGGATACGGGTGGCACCCTCGTATCGGCCTGCGAAGCCCTCCGCTCCGCCGGCGCCGAGGAGATCGTCATCATGGCCACCCACGGACTCTTTACGGGGACGCGCTGGCAGGCGCTGCCATCGCTCGGTGTCGCGCGGATCTTCTGCACGGACACGACTCCCCTGCCGGAGCGTGCCGCGGCCGCCGGGGTGGTCGTTCTTCCGGTCGCAGAACTCATCGCCGCGCACCTTCCGGTGGTCAGGCGAGAATACCGGGCATGA
- a CDS encoding DUF2267 domain-containing protein: MTKEQFLAQVQAAEGPADRREAERWSKAVLTALSRLAPDSETRRQLITQLPGFLKRPLLAETPHALLMDGEALIQQVAADLDIRAPLAERAVRTVYGVLRQAVSAGELADFEARIPQDVARLLKSM, encoded by the coding sequence ATGACGAAGGAGCAGTTCCTCGCCCAGGTGCAGGCGGCCGAAGGGCCGGCCGATCGCCGGGAGGCGGAGCGCTGGTCGAAGGCGGTCCTGACCGCGCTGAGCCGCCTCGCTCCCGACTCCGAGACCCGGCGCCAACTGATCACCCAGCTCCCGGGCTTCCTCAAGAGGCCATTGCTCGCCGAGACGCCCCACGCCCTCCTCATGGATGGCGAGGCGCTGATCCAGCAGGTCGCTGCCGACCTGGATATCCGGGCTCCCCTCGCCGAGCGGGCGGTACGAACGGTCTACGGCGTGCTGCGCCAGGCGGTCAGCGCGGGCGAGCTCGCCGACTTCGAGGCCCGGATCCCGCAGGATGTGGCCCGACTCCTCAAAAGCATGTGA
- a CDS encoding sigma-70 family RNA polymerase sigma factor has translation MTSRTIDHDVDPDLTVDVASTGAADVAEAPWEETEELELEGEEERVRAADSFAVYLNQIGKIPLLTARQEVEIGRRIEAGQFELWTALAGIPFIVRSLVEMAARVKTGEVAAEEAIVLPEGGELGPKQLEPVMRGFARIRRLEAENARLQASLADGRLSTATRRNYRAWIAANRAAIGKIVGQLPLHPSLLDDLVRQAREAFSGGRDVGLPREEVAALLSRVTKADEAVRLAKRQMAEANLRLVISIAKRYRHSGLSLLDLVQEGNLGLLKAIDRFQYRRGFKFSTYATWWIRQAITRAMADRGRTIRMPVHVVERLNRVSRVRRTLTAQLGRDPSAEELARRTRIPAKKIRLVLDAARQPASLESPIGEGVVLGDVLADPAVASPVDDLLAEDLTVHVGQALTRLTPREREIISLRFGIGDRETLTLEEIGQRLGLTRERIRQIEVQALRKLRRSPLESFTQN, from the coding sequence ATGACGTCGAGAACCATCGATCACGACGTGGATCCGGACCTCACGGTCGACGTCGCCTCCACCGGGGCAGCCGACGTGGCAGAGGCCCCCTGGGAGGAGACCGAGGAGCTGGAACTCGAAGGGGAGGAGGAGCGCGTCCGCGCGGCCGACTCCTTCGCCGTGTACCTGAACCAGATCGGCAAGATCCCCCTGCTCACCGCCAGGCAGGAAGTGGAGATCGGCCGCCGCATCGAGGCGGGACAGTTCGAGCTGTGGACGGCTCTGGCCGGCATCCCCTTCATCGTACGGTCCCTCGTCGAAATGGCAGCCCGCGTCAAGACGGGAGAGGTCGCCGCGGAGGAGGCGATCGTCCTGCCGGAAGGCGGCGAGCTCGGCCCGAAACAGCTCGAGCCCGTCATGAGGGGCTTCGCCCGGATCCGCCGCCTGGAGGCCGAGAACGCCAGGCTTCAGGCCTCGCTGGCCGACGGCCGTCTGTCCACGGCGACTCGACGGAACTACCGCGCATGGATCGCCGCCAATCGCGCCGCGATCGGCAAGATCGTGGGACAGCTTCCGCTGCACCCCAGCCTGCTCGACGACCTCGTCCGCCAGGCCCGCGAGGCGTTCAGCGGTGGCCGCGACGTCGGCCTGCCGCGCGAGGAGGTCGCGGCCCTGCTGTCACGAGTCACCAAAGCCGACGAGGCGGTCCGGCTGGCCAAGCGGCAGATGGCCGAGGCCAATCTGCGTCTGGTGATCTCCATCGCCAAGCGGTACCGGCACAGCGGGCTTTCCTTGCTCGACCTCGTCCAGGAGGGCAACCTGGGCCTCCTCAAGGCGATCGATCGCTTCCAGTACCGACGCGGCTTCAAGTTCTCGACGTATGCCACCTGGTGGATCCGCCAGGCGATCACGCGGGCCATGGCGGACCGCGGCCGCACGATCCGGATGCCGGTGCACGTGGTCGAGCGCCTCAACAGGGTTTCTCGGGTTCGCCGGACCTTGACGGCCCAGCTCGGTCGCGACCCCAGCGCCGAGGAGCTGGCCCGCCGCACGCGGATCCCGGCCAAGAAGATCCGGCTCGTCCTCGACGCGGCCCGCCAGCCCGCCTCGCTGGAATCCCCCATCGGCGAGGGCGTCGTCCTGGGCGACGTGCTGGCCGACCCTGCGGTCGCCTCGCCGGTGGACGATCTCCTGGCCGAGGATCTCACCGTCCACGTGGGCCAGGCCCTGACCAGGCTGACCCCCCGAGAGCGTGAGATCATCAGCCTCCGCTTCGGTATCGGCGACCGCGAGACCCTGACGCTGGAGGAGATCGGCCAGCGGCTCGGCCTCACACGTGAGCGCATTCGCCAGATCGAGGTCCAGGCGCTCCGGAAGCTCCGCCGGTCCCCCCTCGAGAGCTTCACGCAGAACTAG
- a CDS encoding CBS domain-containing protein, whose protein sequence is MSRRADQGQVRDWMTRAPVTVTPETSVGDTARLMRSREIRHVLVTEGEQVVGIVSDRDLRGLPQEAQPGPPPGAPVARVMSEPPLIVEPDTSVTVAARALLDSRIGALPVVDAGRATGIFTTADALEALLAWIEAREP, encoded by the coding sequence ATGAGCCGCCGCGCCGACCAGGGACAGGTGCGCGACTGGATGACCAGAGCGCCCGTGACCGTGACGCCGGAGACCTCCGTCGGCGATACCGCCCGCCTCATGCGCTCACGAGAGATCCGCCATGTCCTGGTCACGGAGGGCGAGCAAGTCGTCGGGATTGTTTCCGACCGCGATCTCCGCGGCCTCCCGCAGGAGGCCCAGCCGGGCCCGCCGCCCGGCGCACCGGTCGCCCGGGTGATGAGCGAGCCTCCCCTCATCGTCGAGCCGGATACCTCGGTCACGGTCGCGGCCCGGGCGCTCCTCGACAGCCGAATCGGCGCCCTGCCGGTCGTCGACGCCGGGCGGGCAACGGGGATCTTCACCACGGCCGACGCCCTGGAGGCGTTGCTGGCGTGGATCGAGGCGCGCGAGCCCTGA
- a CDS encoding Glu/Leu/Phe/Val dehydrogenase translates to MALGSWLAFADDLGPAKVVQVREPRLGLEAALVVDNVARGPSLGGLRMAPDVSIDECARLARAMTLKNAAAGLPHGGGKSVLRGDPRMDAQQKERLIRAFAHALRHEDDYIFGPDMGTDETCMAWIKDEIGRAVGLPSALGGIPLDELGATGWGIRHATEVGASHCRLDLRGARVAIQGFGAVGKHSARFLAERGAVLIAVSDSRGTVHSAAGLDVGRLAALKDAGKSVVDYDGGRRLERDAIVDIGCDIWIPAARPDVVREDNVGRLKTRLVVQGANIPFTVGAEQALHERGVLVIPDFIANAGGVICAAMEYRGATPVAAFDAIEEKIRANTSAVLEAVRATRIAPRRAAVDLATAQVKQAMSYRRFSIL, encoded by the coding sequence ATGGCCCTGGGCAGCTGGCTCGCGTTCGCAGACGATCTGGGCCCGGCGAAGGTGGTTCAGGTCCGCGAGCCGAGGCTCGGGCTGGAGGCGGCGCTGGTCGTCGACAACGTCGCCCGCGGCCCCTCGCTCGGCGGCTTGCGTATGGCCCCTGACGTGAGCATCGACGAGTGCGCCCGCCTGGCGAGAGCGATGACCCTGAAGAATGCCGCCGCCGGGCTGCCGCACGGAGGCGGCAAGTCCGTGCTGCGTGGCGATCCTCGCATGGACGCCCAGCAGAAGGAGCGTCTCATTCGCGCCTTCGCCCACGCGCTGCGCCACGAGGACGACTATATCTTCGGTCCCGACATGGGGACGGATGAGACCTGCATGGCATGGATCAAGGACGAGATCGGTCGGGCCGTGGGGCTGCCGTCGGCCCTGGGCGGGATCCCGCTGGACGAGCTCGGCGCCACGGGGTGGGGGATCCGGCACGCCACCGAGGTGGGGGCGTCGCACTGCCGTCTCGACCTGCGGGGCGCCCGCGTCGCCATCCAGGGCTTCGGCGCGGTCGGCAAGCACAGCGCCCGCTTTCTGGCCGAGCGCGGCGCGGTGCTGATCGCGGTCTCCGATTCCCGGGGAACGGTCCACAGCGCGGCCGGCCTCGACGTGGGGCGGCTCGCTGCCCTGAAGGACGCCGGCAAGAGCGTCGTCGACTATGACGGCGGCCGCCGCCTCGAGCGGGACGCGATCGTCGATATCGGGTGCGACATCTGGATTCCCGCCGCCCGCCCCGACGTCGTCCGCGAGGACAACGTGGGTCGGCTGAAGACGCGCCTGGTCGTCCAGGGCGCCAACATTCCGTTCACGGTCGGCGCGGAGCAGGCCCTGCACGAACGCGGGGTGCTGGTCATTCCCGATTTCATCGCGAATGCCGGCGGGGTCATCTGCGCGGCGATGGAATACCGCGGGGCGACCCCCGTCGCGGCCTTCGACGCGATCGAGGAGAAGATTCGCGCGAACACCAGCGCCGTACTCGAGGCCGTCCGAGCCACGCGCATCGCGCCGCGGCGCGCCGCGGTGGACCTGGCGACCGCCCAGGTCAAGCAAGCGATGAGCTACCGGCGCTTCTCGATCCTCTGA
- a CDS encoding CBS domain-containing protein yields the protein MEEVVTAGDLMTPDPVTVSPDASIAEVWDLMRERDIRHVPVVEGSALVGMLSDRDLGRLDLARALTGEGAEALRRELATPVVNVMTSDVIAVEPDTDLDEVVELLLEHRVGAMPVVEPDTREVVGILSYIDVLRGLYAMLEEE from the coding sequence ATGGAGGAAGTCGTGACGGCTGGCGATCTGATGACGCCTGACCCGGTGACGGTGTCCCCTGACGCGAGCATCGCAGAGGTATGGGACCTCATGCGCGAGCGCGACATCCGCCACGTACCGGTGGTCGAGGGCAGCGCTCTGGTAGGCATGCTGAGCGATCGTGACCTGGGCCGCCTGGACCTTGCCCGCGCTCTCACCGGCGAGGGCGCGGAGGCCCTGCGGAGGGAGCTGGCCACCCCGGTGGTCAACGTGATGACCTCGGACGTGATCGCCGTCGAGCCGGACACCGACCTGGACGAGGTGGTTGAGCTTCTGCTCGAGCACCGGGTCGGAGCGATGCCGGTGGTGGAGCCCGACACGCGAGAGGTCGTGGGTATCCTCAGCTACATCGACGTGCTCCGCGGGCTCTACGCCATGCTCGAGGAGGAGTGA
- a CDS encoding CapA family protein — translation MASEPVAGSSARITLFLCGDAMTGRGVDQILSHPSDPRLHEPVLKNARGYVELAEARGGPIERPVDAAYIWGDALAEFARVSPDVKIINLETAVTTSSEYWPGKGIHYRMHPSNVPCLTMAGIDVCVLANNHVLDWGYAGLRETLETLQRAGIKTAGAGRDAVEAAAPALVEVADKGRVAVVALGSETSGIPPAWAASATTPGINLLPDLSPRTARALARAMQAVRRPRTIVVVSLHWGENWGYRIPRSQQAFARMLIDEAGVDVVHGHSSHHPKAIELYRDRPIFYGCGDFLTDYEGIGGHEAFRGELGLMYFPTLDVLTGRLVHLAMTPTRVARFRVTRALPEEAQWLGDVLTREGQRFGTRASLTEDHGLTLRGP, via the coding sequence GTGGCTTCGGAACCAGTCGCGGGATCGTCCGCCCGCATCACCCTGTTTCTCTGCGGCGACGCCATGACCGGCAGAGGCGTCGACCAGATCCTGTCCCATCCGAGCGATCCCCGACTCCACGAGCCCGTGTTGAAGAACGCCCGTGGTTACGTCGAGCTTGCCGAGGCTCGCGGCGGGCCCATCGAGAGGCCGGTCGACGCCGCCTACATCTGGGGCGATGCCCTGGCCGAATTCGCCCGTGTCTCGCCGGATGTCAAGATCATCAACCTGGAGACTGCCGTCACCACCAGTAGCGAGTACTGGCCCGGCAAGGGGATTCACTACCGGATGCATCCGAGCAACGTGCCGTGCCTCACAATGGCGGGCATCGACGTCTGCGTGCTGGCCAACAACCACGTCCTCGACTGGGGGTACGCCGGGCTCCGGGAGACGCTGGAAACCTTGCAGCGAGCCGGCATCAAGACCGCCGGGGCAGGCCGCGATGCCGTCGAGGCAGCCGCGCCCGCGCTCGTCGAGGTCGCCGACAAGGGGCGCGTGGCGGTCGTTGCGCTCGGCTCCGAGACCAGCGGTATCCCGCCCGCATGGGCCGCGTCGGCCACCACGCCCGGCATCAATCTCCTGCCCGATCTCTCGCCCCGTACAGCCCGAGCCCTCGCGCGCGCCATGCAGGCGGTGAGGCGGCCCCGCACCATCGTGGTCGTCTCGCTGCACTGGGGGGAGAACTGGGGATATCGCATCCCACGGTCGCAGCAGGCGTTCGCCCGCATGCTGATCGACGAGGCCGGCGTCGACGTGGTGCACGGACATTCGTCGCACCACCCGAAGGCTATCGAGCTCTACCGGGACCGCCCGATCTTCTACGGCTGCGGCGACTTCCTCACGGACTACGAGGGCATCGGCGGGCACGAAGCCTTTCGCGGCGAGCTGGGCCTGATGTACTTCCCCACTCTCGACGTCCTGACGGGCCGGCTGGTCCATCTGGCCATGACGCCAACCCGGGTCGCCCGGTTCCGCGTCACTCGAGCCTTGCCCGAGGAGGCGCAGTGGCTCGGCGACGTCCTGACTCGAGAAGGCCAACGATTCGGCACCCGCGCGTCGCTGACCGAGGATCATGGCTTGACGCTGCGGGGGCCGTGA
- a CDS encoding CBS domain-containing protein → MRHPKRTITRAIRTRRPLHPGRDADQLEALQWPEAAIRVRDRMTRGVATIHSDALVRGAAEMMRTRKIRHLPVIDREGRLVGIVTDRDLRQVIFDPSIQSRAGSVADALGRLTIRDVMTWGVVTARPDTTIGEAARRMHEQKIGALPVVEGERVVGIITESDVLKAFQDVLTQEALAKPYRWAFAYR, encoded by the coding sequence ATGAGGCATCCGAAACGGACGATCACCAGAGCGATCCGCACGCGGCGTCCGCTCCATCCCGGCCGGGACGCCGATCAGCTGGAGGCTTTGCAGTGGCCGGAGGCGGCGATCCGCGTGCGGGACCGGATGACCCGTGGGGTCGCCACGATTCATTCAGACGCCCTGGTCCGCGGCGCGGCCGAGATGATGAGGACACGGAAGATCCGGCACCTGCCCGTGATCGACCGGGAAGGCCGGCTCGTAGGCATCGTGACCGACCGGGACCTGCGGCAAGTCATCTTCGATCCCAGCATCCAGAGCCGAGCCGGTAGCGTGGCCGACGCCCTGGGCCGCCTCACCATCCGGGACGTGATGACCTGGGGCGTCGTCACGGCGCGTCCCGACACGACCATCGGGGAAGCCGCACGCCGGATGCACGAGCAGAAGATTGGCGCGCTGCCCGTGGTAGAGGGCGAGCGGGTGGTCGGCATCATCACCGAGAGCGACGTCCTGAAGGCATTTCAGGACGTGCTGACCCAGGAGGCGTTGGCCAAACCCTACCGCTGGGCCTTTGCATACCGATGA